ATGTATGGCATCGGCCGCGCGCAGAAACACCGACGCTGGCAGCTTCTGATAGACCTGTGCGATTCGCATGAACATTTCCTCATCTGGCGCGAGCCAATGGAAGGCTCCCGCCTCGCTATGTGCCCGTACCTGGCCGAGGAGCGCAGCGTAAGCAACGGTGCGGATCGCCCCTTCGCGCAGCTTGCGATGGAATGCTGCCATCATTTCGGCCTGTCCGTGGGCCGCACACGCCACATGGTCTGTTGCTGCTAGCGTGCGAACCGCGTCTGCGCCAGCGTCTTGGTAATAGAGCCTGACCAAGTAACTCGTATCGAAGTAGATCACTCGACCTCGTGGTCGCGCTCTTCGCTGATGATTTCGGTGGAGTCGGTTCCTCCGCGAAGGTGCTTGCGTTGGCCAAGAAATGCCCGAGTAAACTTCGGATTGGCAAAGAACGGCTTAGCGCGTAGAGGTCGCGCAGGAACAATCTTTGCGACGACGCGACCACGTTCGGTGACATACACCTCGCCCGTTAACGCCCGTCGGACCCATCGTCCGGTCGCTTGGTGCAGTTCGCGGATGCTGATCGTTTTCATGTGACTCATTGTGACACATGGACCGGCAACGATCAAGACGCAACAGGCAATGCCGACGGCTATAATCAGGAGGGCTATTTCTTAATATTGAAGGC
This Terriglobales bacterium DNA region includes the following protein-coding sequences:
- a CDS encoding type II toxin-antitoxin system VapC family toxin, with protein sequence MIYFDTSYLVRLYYQDAGADAVRTLAATDHVACAAHGQAEMMAAFHRKLREGAIRTVAYAALLGQVRAHSEAGAFHWLAPDEEMFMRIAQVYQKLPASVFLRAADAIHLATAAEPGFRVIYSNDTRLLAAAKHFGIEGKNVIGQARLDG